The following proteins are encoded in a genomic region of Periophthalmus magnuspinnatus isolate fPerMag1 chromosome 21, fPerMag1.2.pri, whole genome shotgun sequence:
- the sp5a gene encoding transcription factor Sp5a, with product MAAVAVLRNETLQAFLQDRTPNSSPENCKHSPLALLAATCNRIGHHHGSNPADFLQVPYEPTLGSPSRLFHPWTNEGAPAAPNSTFGLPSKPQLSTHIQSSFSAPHELPLTPPADPSYPYDFSPVKMLPCSMQSSCPPPTYVPAVSYAPTPIAPAMPSFVQQQRQLSPNPGEDIPWWSLQQSNHVGHSSSLGPHRFQLQRGLVLGHTDFAQYQTQIAALLHTKSPLATARRCRRCRCPNCQASTSSDEPGKKKQHICHIPGCGKVYGKTSHLKAHLRWHSGERPFVCNWLFCGKSFTRSDELQRHLRTHTGEKRFVCPDCCKRFMRSDHLAKHVKTHQNKKNKCHDKTLEHVKREDPRSLL from the exons atGGCAGCGGTGGCGGTTCTCCGGAATGAAACTCTCCAAGCGTTTCTCCAG GACCGCACTCCCAACTCTTCTCCTGAGAATTGCAAGCACTCCCCACTGGCTCTCCTCGCGGCAACTTGTAACCGGATAGGACACCACCACGGTTCAAACCCCGCTGACTTCCTCCAGGTCCCGTATGAGCCCACACTCGGGTCTCCTTCGCGCCTGTTTCACCCGTGGACTAACGAGGGCGCACCAGCTGCGCCTAACTCTACTTTTGGACTACCCTCCAAACCACAGTTATCCACGCACATCCAGAGCTCTTTCAGCGCGCCACACGAACTGCCTCTCACGCCCCCGGCGGACCCCTCGTACCCCTATGACTTTTCCCCGGTCAAGATGCTGCCCTGCTCCATGCAGTCCAGCTGCCCTCCGCCCACATACGTCCCAGCTGTTAGTTACGCGCCCACTCCTATTGCCCCCGCGATGCCGAGTTTCGTCCAACAGCAAAGACAGTTGTCCCCAAACCCGGGCGAGGACATCCCGTGGTGGAGCTTGCAACAGAGCAACCACGTGGGTCACTCGTCCTCTCTTGGTCCACACCGCTTTCAGCTGCAGAGAGGCTTGGTTTTGGGACATACGGACTTTGCACAATATCAGACTCAAATCGCTGCACTTCTGCATACTAAGTCTCCTCTTGCTACGGCCAGGAGGTGCCGGAGGTGCCGCTGTCCCAACTGTCAGGCGTCCACGTCCAGCGACGAGCCCGGCAAGAAGAAACAGCACATATGCCACATCCCAGGCTGCGGGAAAGTTTACGGGAAGACGTCGCATCTGAAAGCGCACCTGCGGTGGCACTCTGGGGAGCGGCCGTTTGTGTGCAACTGGCTTTTCTGTGGCAAAAGCTTCACGCGCTCAGACGAGCTGCAGAGACACCTGAGGACTCACACGGGCGAGAAGCGCTTCGTGTGTCCGGACTGTTGTAAGCGCTTCATGCGCAGTGACCATTTGGCCAAACACGTCAAAACGCAtcagaacaagaagaacaaatgCCACGACAAGACACTGGAGCACGTGAAAAGGGAAGACCCGCGGAGTTTGCTGTAG